The following is a genomic window from Streptomyces sp. BHT-5-2.
CGGCGTGGCGGGCGGGGCCGGTGACGGATCTGTTGGTGACGGCGCCTGATGCGCGGACCCTGCGAATACTGGCGGAGCTGAACTCCTGACCTCCCACGTTTTCGGCTTTCCCGCCGCGGGGGCCGGTTTTTGCGCCTGGCGGCGCGTGCCTGTTGCGCCTGACGGCGCGTTGTTGGTCCGCTGCGCGGGGCTGTCGGGTGCGGTGACGGGCCTCCGGGGCAGGGGGTGTGTCCGGACTGCTGCGCTTTACGTCCGGACACACCCCCTGCCCCTCCGACCCGTCCCCTCCCGTGGGTGGGAGGGAATGACGGTTGGTGGGGGCACGCGTCGGTGGGTTACGCGAAGGAGACCCGGTGGGTCACGCGAAGGAGGCGTAGGTCAGCCAGCGGTCCAGTAGGGGGCGGTCGCCCAGGACCTCGATGTGTTCGGCTCCTTCGCCGTCCAGGGGGCGGCGGCGGTAGAGGGCCAGGAGGAGGTCGGTGAGCGGGGCGCGGAGGGCGACGGCGGCCTTCTCGTGGGCGCGGCGGTGGGTGACGTGTTCGCCGGTCAGGTCCAGGAGCCACTCGGCGTTCAGGGCCGGCGGGGTGTCGGTGGCGTGCAGGTGGAGGGTGCGGCCGGGGCCGAGCAGGCCCTCGGCGCGGTCGGCCCAGCGGTCCGCCGTGGCCGGCAGCGCGCACAGTTCGAACCACTCGTCCAGGCAGTCGGCGGCGATCTCCGGCGGGACCTCGTAGGCGGTGCCGGTGGTGAACGCGGCGTCGGCGCGGTGGATCACCGTCTCGTGGACCATCCGACGGGCCCAGAAACCGGCCCAGTTGTCGCCCGACCAGGACCACACGGGGGCGTCGGGACCGGCCTCGCGGAGTGCCGCCACGGTGCGTTCGGCGCCCTCCGCGAGCCAGGCGTCGAGCGCCTCGGGGGTGGCCTCGTCGGGTCCGCCGGCGCCCGCGATGGTGGTCGGGTCGATCATGTCGGTGGCGCGGGTGGCGACCAGTTCGCCGGCCCAGCGGTGCGCGCCGCCGACGTGCCGGGCGAGGTCGGCCAGGGTCCAGTCGGGACAGGTCGGCACCTGCGCCGTGAGGTCCCCGTGCCGGACGATATCCCTGAACTTCTCGGATTCCACAAGCAGTTGGGTGCAATATTCCTCGTGAGCGAGGGAGCCTCGGAACGTCATGCATCGAACATTAGTACGCCATCGCTCGGTTCCACCAACCCGCACCAGCCCACCGACACCCGCCCCGACTGGCCTGGAATCCTCCCACCCACGGGAGGGGACGGGCCTCCGGGGCAGGGGTGTGCCGGACGTAAAGCGCAGCAGTCCGGCACACCCCTGCCCCGGAGGCCCGGCACCGCACCCGACAGCCCCGCGCAGCGGACAACAAGCCCGCGAAGCGGGCCGGAACAGCCCCGCGCAGCGGACCGGCAAGCGCCGTCAGGCGCAAAAGGCGAACCCCTACGGCGGGAAAGCCGACAACGTGGGAAGCAAAGCCAAGCGCAGCGGCTAGCCGCCCAATTGCGCTGTTGTCGGCACCTGGTCCGTCACCTCGGCGCCGTTCTTCTTTCCCACGTCCTTGACGTTGCCGATGACGTTCTGGAACTGGTTGACGTCGGCGGTGTCGGCCTCGCCCTTACGGAGCTTGGTGCCGAGGTTCTTCAGGGAGTCGATGCCCCGGTCGAGCGGGGCCAGGGCCTTGGCGAGCGTCGGGTCGCCCTGGGCGTTGCGTACCGCGGCCTTGAGCCGGTTGTAGGTGAAGACCCCGGCCAGGCCCGCCTTGACCAACGCGGTCTTGCGGTGCTTGGCGCCCTTGTCGAAGCCTCTGGCCTTGTACGGCTTGACGATCCACTGGTAGGTGGCGCCGGCCGCGAGCCCGGCGTTGGTCACGAAGCGGGTCTTGGCGAACTTCTGTTTCTCCGCCGAGCTGGTGGGGGCGGGCGAGGCGGAGGCGGCGCCCGCGTTCTTCTTCGAGCCGCCGCAGGCGACGGCGCCCAGGGCGAGGGTGCAGGCCAGCAGCAGAGCGAGAGCGGCCCGGCGCAGGGCGGCGGAGCGGTCGCGGCGGGGGGACGGCGGAAGGGGCACGGCACGCCTCCGGCGGGCTCGGGTCGGCTGGGGAACTCGTCCGCAGCCTGACCCGCCCGCCGGAGGGCCGCCACCGGGAAACGGCCGGATGGGCGTGGCCGGTGCGCCGCCAGGTCGGAAGCGCCCTAGCGGCAGCAGTCCGGGGCCAGGCCGGTCGGCAGGTCTTCGCCGCCGAAGACCGTGGTGGTGGCCTCGTCACCGCCCAGCGCGGCCACCGCGAGCAGCAGCGAACCGGCCGTCCAGGACGTCTGCTCCCGCGGCCAGATCGCCTCGTCCTCGAAGACGTAGCCGGTCCAGTACATGCCGTTTTCGGCGCGCAGGTGCCGGATCCACTTCAGGATCGTCACGGCCCGGTCGGACTCCCCCATCGCCCAGAGCGTCAGCGCCAGTTCCGCGCTCTCGCCGCCGGTGACCCAGGGGTTGGGCACGACGCAGCGCACGCCCAGGCCGGGGACGACGAAGCGGTCCCAGTCCGCGTCGATCCGCTCCCGGGCCGCCGCGCCGCGCACCGCGCCGCCCAGCACCGGGTAGTACCAGTCCATGGAGTAGCGGGACTTGTCGAGGAACCGCTCGGGGTGGTGGCGTATCGCGTGGCCGAGGCGGCCCAGGGCCAGCTCCCAGTCGGGCTGCGGCTCCTCGCGCTGTTCGGCCAGGGCCAGGGCGCAGCGCAGCGCCTGGTAGACGGAGGACGAGCCGGTCAGCAGCGCGTCGCGGACGATGGTGCCGTCGTCCTCGCGCTTCCAGCCGATCTCGCCGCCGGGCTGCTGGAGTTCGAGGACGTACTCGATCGACGCGTGGACCGCCGGCCACATCCGGTCGAGGAAGGTCTCGTCGCCGGTGGAGAGGTAGTGGTGCCAGACGCCGACCGCGAGGTAGGCGCAGAAGTTGCTCTCCCGGCCGCGGTCGGTGGGCGCGTCCGCGTCGCCGTCGGCGTAGGCGGCGTACCAGGAGCCGTCCGGGTTCTGATGCCGGACCAGCCAGTCGTAGGCGGCCTCGGCGCGCTCGTGCTCGCCGGCGGCGTCCAGCGCCATGGCGGCCTCGGTGTGGTCCCACGGGTCGAGGTGGTGGCCGCGGAACCACGGGATGGCGCCGTCCGTGCGCTGGGTCGCCAGGATGCCCGCGACGGTGCGGGCGGCCTGTTCGGCGGTGAGCACGCCGGGGAGGACGAGCCGTTCGGTGCGTCCGGGACTCGTCACTTGGCGGCCCCGCGGGCGGCGGTGCGCTTGGCGGCGGGCTTGGCGGAGGCCGTCTTCGGCTTCGGCTTCGGCTCCGGCGCGGACTCCGGCGCGGGCTCGGGCAGATGCGGCTTGGTGGCGTAGGCGACGAAGCTCTTGCCGATGAGCGGGTTGAGGGCCTGCTCGGCGAGGCGGGTGGCCAGCGGCTTCTTCATGATGTCCCAGACCAGCAGCTTGTGGTACGCCTTCACCGGCAGCGCCTGGTCGTTGTCCACACCGAAGGCGCACTTCAGCCACCAGTACGGGCTGTGCAGCCCGTGCGCGTGGTGGGTGCCGTACGGCTCCAGGCCGGCCTCCCGCATCTTGCCGAGGAGTTCGTCTCCGCGGTAGATGCGGATGTGGCCGCCCTCGACCTCGTGGTAGGCGTCGGAGAGCGCCCAGCAGACCTTCTCCGGGCCGTAGCGCGGCACGGTCACCGCGATCCGGCCGCCGGGGCGCAGCACCCGGACCATCTCGGCGAGCACGCCCTTGTCGTCGGGGATGTGCTCCATCACCTCGGAGATGATCACGACGTCGAAGCTCTCGTCGGGGAACGGCAGTGCCAGCGCGTCGCCCTCCATGGCGGTGGCGGAGGCGCCCGCCGGGGCCTCGCCGGCCTCCTTCATCGCGGCGAACCACCTGGCGACCTCGCGGATCTCCTCGCCGTTCCGGTCCAGGGCGACGACCTGCGCGCCGCGCCGGTAGCACTCGAAGGCGTGCCGGCCCGCGCCGCAGCCCAGGTCGAGCACGCGGTCGCCGGGGGCGAGCGGGAAACGGGAAAAGTCGACGGTCAGCACGGCGTTTACGCTTTCGTCCGGCGGTCAGGGTCGGGGGGAGGTACGGCGTGGACTGCGGGGGGACGGCATGGTGCGGGTCACCGGCGGCCGGCGGCCGTCGCGGCGGTGGCGCGGCCGGCCTGGCGGGCGATGGCCTCGCGGTAGCGGTCGGCGGTGCCGAGGGCGGCCTGCCGCCAGGTGAAGCGGGCGAGCACCCGCTCCCGGCCGGCCGCGCCCAGTCGGCGGCGGAGCTGCTCGTCGCCCAACAGCCGGAGCAGGCCGGCGGCGAGCGCCCCGGCATCGCCCGGCGGCACCGCGAGACAGGTCTCGCCGTCCGGCCCGGCCACCTCGGGGATGGCACCGCCGGTGGTGGCCAGCAGCGGGGTGCCGGTGGCCATCGCCTCGGCAGCGGGCAGCGAGAAGCCCTCGTAGAGGGAGGGGACGCAGGCGATCTGGGCGCCGCGCACCAGGTCGACGAGTTCGGCGTCGCTGATGCCCTTGACGAACTCGATGGCGCCGGACAGGCCGAGCCGTTCGATGGCGGCGGCCACCGGCCCGTCGTCGGCCCGCTTGCCGACCACGACGAGGTGGGCGTCGGGCTGCTCGGTGCGTACCTTTGCCAGCGCCTCGACGAGGTGGACCAGTCCCTTGAGGGGGACGTCCGCGCTGGAGGTGGTGACGATCCGGCCCGGCACCTCGGGGACGGACGGGTCCGGGGAGAAGAGGTCGGTGTCGGCGCCGATGGGGACGACGTGGATCCGGCCGGGGTGAACGCCGAGGTCGTCGACGATCTCCTGGCGGGAGGAGCCGGAGACGGTCAGGACCGACGGCAGCCGCCGGGCCACCCGCTTCTGCATCTGGGTGAAGCCGTACCAGCGGCGGACCGAGAGGCGGCGCTTCCAGTCGTGCGCGGCGGCCAGGTCGAGCCGGCGGTCGACGGTGATGGGGTGGTGGATCGTGGTGACCAGCGGCGCACCGAGCGCGCCGGGGCCGCCGAGCAGGCCGTAGCCGAGGGTCTGGTTGTCGTGGACGACGTCGAACTGGCCGCGGCGGGCGGCGAGGTGGCGCCGGGCGCGCAGCGAGAAGGTCAGCGGTTCGGGGAAGCCGCCGGTCCACATCGTGGCGACTTCGAGGCCGTCGATCCAGTCGCGGAACTCGTCCCGGCCCGGGGTGCGGAACGGGTCGGGCTGGCGGTAGAGGTCGAGGCTGGGCAGCTCGGTCAGCGTCACTCCCCCGTCGAGGACGGGATAGGGCTGGGCGCCGATGACCTCGACGGTGTGGCCGAGGCGGGCCAGCTCGCGGGAGAGGTGGCGGACGTAGACGCCCTGTCCGCCGCAGAACGGGTTCCCCTTGTACGTGAGCATGGCGATTCTCAGGGGACGCTCACGGTCCGTCGGGGCGGAGGCCGAGGGGGTCTCCGCCGGGCGGGGCGCGGCTGCCTGGACGGCCTCTGCGGTCACGCACGGCCCCCTTCTCACTGGACTTTCGCCGGAGCG
Proteins encoded in this region:
- a CDS encoding glycosyltransferase family 4 protein → MTAEAVQAAAPRPAETPSASAPTDRERPLRIAMLTYKGNPFCGGQGVYVRHLSRELARLGHTVEVIGAQPYPVLDGGVTLTELPSLDLYRQPDPFRTPGRDEFRDWIDGLEVATMWTGGFPEPLTFSLRARRHLAARRGQFDVVHDNQTLGYGLLGGPGALGAPLVTTIHHPITVDRRLDLAAAHDWKRRLSVRRWYGFTQMQKRVARRLPSVLTVSGSSRQEIVDDLGVHPGRIHVVPIGADTDLFSPDPSVPEVPGRIVTTSSADVPLKGLVHLVEALAKVRTEQPDAHLVVVGKRADDGPVAAAIERLGLSGAIEFVKGISDAELVDLVRGAQIACVPSLYEGFSLPAAEAMATGTPLLATTGGAIPEVAGPDGETCLAVPPGDAGALAAGLLRLLGDEQLRRRLGAAGRERVLARFTWRQAALGTADRYREAIARQAGRATAATAAGRR
- a CDS encoding maleylpyruvate isomerase family mycothiol-dependent enzyme; the protein is MTFRGSLAHEEYCTQLLVESEKFRDIVRHGDLTAQVPTCPDWTLADLARHVGGAHRWAGELVATRATDMIDPTTIAGAGGPDEATPEALDAWLAEGAERTVAALREAGPDAPVWSWSGDNWAGFWARRMVHETVIHRADAAFTTGTAYEVPPEIAADCLDEWFELCALPATADRWADRAEGLLGPGRTLHLHATDTPPALNAEWLLDLTGEHVTHRRAHEKAAVALRAPLTDLLLALYRRRPLDGEGAEHIEVLGDRPLLDRWLTYASFA
- a CDS encoding class I SAM-dependent methyltransferase produces the protein MLTVDFSRFPLAPGDRVLDLGCGAGRHAFECYRRGAQVVALDRNGEEIREVARWFAAMKEAGEAPAGASATAMEGDALALPFPDESFDVVIISEVMEHIPDDKGVLAEMVRVLRPGGRIAVTVPRYGPEKVCWALSDAYHEVEGGHIRIYRGDELLGKMREAGLEPYGTHHAHGLHSPYWWLKCAFGVDNDQALPVKAYHKLLVWDIMKKPLATRLAEQALNPLIGKSFVAYATKPHLPEPAPESAPEPKPKPKTASAKPAAKRTAARGAAK
- a CDS encoding prenyltransferase — encoded protein: MTSPGRTERLVLPGVLTAEQAARTVAGILATQRTDGAIPWFRGHHLDPWDHTEAAMALDAAGEHERAEAAYDWLVRHQNPDGSWYAAYADGDADAPTDRGRESNFCAYLAVGVWHHYLSTGDETFLDRMWPAVHASIEYVLELQQPGGEIGWKREDDGTIVRDALLTGSSSVYQALRCALALAEQREEPQPDWELALGRLGHAIRHHPERFLDKSRYSMDWYYPVLGGAVRGAAARERIDADWDRFVVPGLGVRCVVPNPWVTGGESAELALTLWAMGESDRAVTILKWIRHLRAENGMYWTGYVFEDEAIWPREQTSWTAGSLLLAVAALGGDEATTTVFGGEDLPTGLAPDCCR